The following nucleotide sequence is from Rhodospirillales bacterium.
GCGCGGGTCGCGGTCGTCCAGTTTCGCCAGCGCCGCCATGGACGCGGGATACCCGTAAAGAATGGTCGGCGTCGGATGGCCCAAACGGGGCTCGATGCGATCGAGGAATATGCGGAAGAAAACGTCGTCCCAGGAATCTTCCGCGCCGGTCTTGATTTTCAAGCTTTCCGCCGCCCGGCGAAAGGCGGGCACATCGTCGGCCAACGCCAGCACGTCGAGGCCGGCGTATTCGGAAAACGCCTCCGCGACCGAAAGCCGCCGCCACGGTTGATGAGGGTCGCTCTCTTTTCCGCGCCATGCGAACCGGCGCGCCCCGGCGGCCTCGGCCGCCGCGCGCAGCAGACCTTCGCAGTCGTCCATGATCGCCGATAGCGACGCGCCCGCGCGGTACCACTCCAGCATGGCAAATTCGGGATGATGGAGCGCCGAGCGTTCCTCGTTGCGAAAAACGCGCGCGATCTGGAAGATGCGCGTCATGCCCCCCGCCAGCAGTTTCTTCATGGCGAACTCGGGCGAGGTGTGGAGATAAAGCGCGCGCGCCCCTTGGCCGAAGGGCTCGCGGAGTTCGGTCTTGAAGGCGCGCAAGTGCGTTTCCATCCCCGGGCTGACTTGCAGCGCTGGCGTTTCGACCTCGGCGAAGCCCCGGCCCTCGAAGAAGGCGCGGGTGGCCTTGAGCACGCGCCCGCGCAGCTCAAGCGCCTTTTCCCGCCTTGCCAAAGCGTCCGGCTTCCACCAGGGTTCGGGGCTTGTCATGGGTTCCGGGACTTTATCCTGATGAACACGTTCGCGCCGATGGTTTCGCCGTGGCCCGAGTTGATCTCGGCGGAGACACACGCGCTGATTGATGCGGGCGATCCGGCGGACCCGATCGCGCGCCAGTACGTCGCGTCCCCCGACGAGCTTAGCCGAGGGCCGGAAGAAAGAGCAGACCCGATCGGCGACAAGGCCCATTCGCCCGTGCCCGGCCTGGTGCATCGCCACGCCGACCGGGTGCTGTTGATGCCGACCGAGGCGTGCGCGGTCCATTGCCGCTTTTGCTTCCGGCGCGAACTGTTGGGCGAGCCGCGCACCCTGAGCGACGCGGAAATCGACGAAGCGCTTTCCTACGTGCGCGCCCGGCCCGGAATCCGCGAAGTGATCCTCACTGGCGGCGATCCGCTGGTGCTGTCGCCCGCGCGCCTTAAGCGCCTCGTCGGCCTGCTCGACGCCATCCCGCACCTCGCCACCATCCGCGTCCACAGCCGCGTGCCCGTCGCCGCGCCCCTGCGCGTGACGCCCGAACTGGTCGCCGCGTGCCGCGCGGCGAAGGCGTTCTTTCTCGCCGTCCATTGCAACCACCCGCGCGAATTGACGCTTGATGCCGCCGCCGCCTGCCGCCGGTTCATCGACGCCGGGATTCCGGTGCTGGCGCAGACCGTTCTCTTGCGCGGCGTCAACGACGACGCCGACACCCTGGCCGCCCTGATGGAGGCGCTGGTGGCGCTCCGCATCAAGCCCTACTACCTGCACCAGTGCGACCTCGCTTCCGGCACCGCGCACTTCCGCGTGCCGGTCGCCGAGGGCCGCGCCCTGATGGCGGAGTTGCGCCGCCGGGTGTCGGGGCTCGCGCTGCCGACCTACGTTCTCGACATCCCCGGCGGGCACGGCAAGGTGCCGATCGAGGAGACGTACGGTCCGGACGAGCGCGGCCGGGTGCGGGACGCCACGGGGCGCCTTCATCCCTATCCGCCCGCGTGATTTTTTCCGCCGCCGGGCGTTGCCAGTCCCTTCCCCGGCTGGTAGAACCCGCCCGCCATGAAAATCCAAGCCAACACCATCCGCCCCGGCAACGTCATCGAGCACGAGGGCAAGCAGTGGTCGGTCCTCAAGATCCAGCTGATCCAGCCGGGCAAGGGCGGCGCCTTCATCCAGGTCGAGATGCGCGACGTCCTCGGCGGCACCAAGACCAACGTGCGCTGGCGCACCCAGGACACGGTCGAGAAGCTTTCGGTCGACGAACGCGAGTATTCGTACCTCTATGCCGACGGCGACATGCTGACCTTCATGGACAGCGAGAGCTACGAGCAGACCACGCTCTCCAAGGACATGCTCGGCGAACGGTGCGCGTTCCTGCAGGAGAACATGCCGGTGACCATGGACCTGATCGAAGGGAAGCCGGTCGCCGTCCACCTGCCGCAGACCGTGACGCTGGAAGTGACCGAGGCCGATCCGGTGGTCAAGGGCCAGACCGCGGCGTCGTCCTACAAGCCCGCCCAGCTCGCCAACGGCGTGCGCATCATGGTGCCGCCGTTCATCGAGGCCGGCACCCGCGTCGTCGTCAACACCGAGGACGGCTCCTACGTCGAGCGCGCCAAGGACTGAGCGCGCGCATTGCGAGCGAAAGGATGGGGCCATGACCACCCAATCGGCCCTGATCACCGTGATGGTCGCCGCCGCCCGCAAGGCGGGCCGCGCGCTGACGCGCGATTTCGGCGAGCTCGAAAACCTCCAGGTTTCGCAAAAGAGCCAGTCCGATTTCGTTTCCGCCGCCGACCACCGCGCCGAGCGGGTGGCGCGCACGGAACTCGCCCGCGCGCGGCCGCGCTACGGATTCCTGATGGAGGAATCGGGCGCGACCGCCGGCGCCGACACCTCGAACCGCTGGATCGTCGATCCGCTCGACGGCACCACCAATTTCCTGCACGGCATTCCGCACTTCGCGGTCTCGATCGCGCTCGAGCGCGACGCCGACCTGGTCGCGGGCGTCGTCTACAACCCGATTTCGGACGAACTCTATTGGGCGGAAAAGGGCAAAGGCGCGTTCCTCAACGGCCGCCGCCTTCGGGTGTCGGGGCGCAGAGCCATGGCCCCCGCCCTGTTCGCGACCGGGATCCCGTTTGCCGGACACCGCGACCACAAGCTGTTCCTCAGACAACTGGAAAAGGTGATGGCGGTGGCGGCCGGGGTCCGGCGGTTCGGCTCCGCCGCCCTCGATCTCGCCTATGTCGCCGCCGGCCGCTACGATGGCTTCTGGGAAACGGGACTTTCGCCGTGGGACATGGCGGCCGGCATCGTGCTGGTGCGGGAGGCGGGCGGCTTCGTCAGCGACCTCGACGGCGGGCCCGCGATGATGGCGAGCGGCGACATTCTCGCCGCCAACGATTCGCTCCACGAACCCCTGGGCCGGTTGCTGCGCGATTGCCGCTAGGCGCCGCCGTCCGGCCGAATCCCGCGTGCCAACCGGGATTCCGGCAAGCGAGATTTATGCCGGTCCGAGGCGGTTGTACGGCG
It contains:
- the genX gene encoding EF-P lysine aminoacylase GenX, producing MTSPEPWWKPDALARREKALELRGRVLKATRAFFEGRGFAEVETPALQVSPGMETHLRAFKTELREPFGQGARALYLHTSPEFAMKKLLAGGMTRIFQIARVFRNEERSALHHPEFAMLEWYRAGASLSAIMDDCEGLLRAAAEAAGARRFAWRGKESDPHQPWRRLSVAEAFSEYAGLDVLALADDVPAFRRAAESLKIKTGAEDSWDDVFFRIFLDRIEPRLGHPTPTILYGYPASMAALAKLDDRDPRVAERFELYVAGVELANAFGELTDAAEQRRRFEADNAKREKLFGERYPVDEDFLAALGAMPPAAGIALGFDRLVMLAAGADTIDNVLWAPVV
- a CDS encoding lysine-2,3-aminomutase-like protein — protein: MNTFAPMVSPWPELISAETHALIDAGDPADPIARQYVASPDELSRGPEERADPIGDKAHSPVPGLVHRHADRVLLMPTEACAVHCRFCFRRELLGEPRTLSDAEIDEALSYVRARPGIREVILTGGDPLVLSPARLKRLVGLLDAIPHLATIRVHSRVPVAAPLRVTPELVAACRAAKAFFLAVHCNHPRELTLDAAAACRRFIDAGIPVLAQTVLLRGVNDDADTLAALMEALVALRIKPYYLHQCDLASGTAHFRVPVAEGRALMAELRRRVSGLALPTYVLDIPGGHGKVPIEETYGPDERGRVRDATGRLHPYPPA
- the efp gene encoding elongation factor P, whose product is MKIQANTIRPGNVIEHEGKQWSVLKIQLIQPGKGGAFIQVEMRDVLGGTKTNVRWRTQDTVEKLSVDEREYSYLYADGDMLTFMDSESYEQTTLSKDMLGERCAFLQENMPVTMDLIEGKPVAVHLPQTVTLEVTEADPVVKGQTAASSYKPAQLANGVRIMVPPFIEAGTRVVVNTEDGSYVERAKD
- a CDS encoding inositol monophosphatase is translated as MTTQSALITVMVAAARKAGRALTRDFGELENLQVSQKSQSDFVSAADHRAERVARTELARARPRYGFLMEESGATAGADTSNRWIVDPLDGTTNFLHGIPHFAVSIALERDADLVAGVVYNPISDELYWAEKGKGAFLNGRRLRVSGRRAMAPALFATGIPFAGHRDHKLFLRQLEKVMAVAAGVRRFGSAALDLAYVAAGRYDGFWETGLSPWDMAAGIVLVREAGGFVSDLDGGPAMMASGDILAANDSLHEPLGRLLRDCR